One Euwallacea similis isolate ESF13 chromosome 26, ESF131.1, whole genome shotgun sequence genomic window carries:
- the olf413 gene encoding MOXD1 homolog 2 produces MEICQRLLTVLSAFLTCFASSVWTARWSHSTYLSPEYRLLWSLGPGPQDITFELQVKTLGYVGFGFSRDGRMAGSDMVVGWVDQGQVYFQDRHVKDSPGSALDREPEVDPSQDYQLLLGYENSTHTVLRFRRRLDTCDHHDIPITNDTMRIVWAFHKDEPTGGAVGPKSLPRHALANRGAQSLYLVQRADQDGPSPEETVKVWEMRNLVVEPPSIPGDTLYWCRVFRIPPSINKKHHLIRYEPLQSVSGTNGLQHVVLFECQDNPDVGKLADTPGKPCHEVHSQPFLCNTVVASWAKGSEGFSFPPEAGYPLDSTNKYYLMETHYTVPMDGNVGSIDGSGLRLFYTPQLRRHDAGVLSIGMDPNWRHIIPPGQNRVISSGHCVSDCTKQAFPHGGVNMFAIVMKTHKIGKQVALKHLRGNVELPPVASDDNVDSDYQEYRKLEVPVRILPGDHMITECTYNSSGRSAITLGGLTSREETCLVMGLYYPRQKSLAACHSLPSLPTVLHSLGIQELSPGSNPVRITAPPELAGMTLESRLVSYDWDNQFQSFQEATMRGSFKPICWTSQLTLLPGTDKESHYPNISKPYIRNAGDQCSYRRFSTEGWPSGTQVVEVEGNHIEGVTRSKVSRSSSPAHEESLGLSRFNSASKATSSEVILVTVAVILVWFNR; encoded by the exons ATGGAGATCTGCCAAAGGCTGTTGACAGTGTTAAGTGCGTTTTTGACGTGTTTCGCGAGTTCCGTTTGGACAGCCCGATGGTCTCATTCGACGTATTTGAGTCCCGAGTACCGGCTGTTGTGGTCTTTGGGGCCGGGGCCTCAAGACATCACGTTCGAACTCCAAGTGAAAACTTTGGGTTATGTGGGGTTCGGATTTTCGAGGGATGGGCGTATGGCCGGCTCGGATATGGTGGTCGGCTGGGTGGATCAAGGACAGGTGTATTTCCAG gATCGTCACGTAAAAGATTCACCTGGAAGTGCCTTGGACCGTGAACCCGAAGTGGACCCAAGTCAAGACTATCAACTCCTCTTGGGTTACGAAAACAGCACCCACACAGTGTTGCGTTTCAGACGTCGATTAGACACTTGTGACCACCATGACATCCCCATTACg AACGACACAATGCGCATCGTTTGGGCATTTCACAAAGACGAACCCACGGGTGGTGCCGTAGGCCCCAAATCACTGCCACGTCATGCGCTGGCAAATCGAGGTGCGCAGTCCCTCTATTTGGTGCAACGCGCAGACCAAGATGGCCCAAGCCCTGAGGAGACCGTCAAAGTGTGGGAAATGCGAAATCTTGTAGTCGAACCACCCTCCATCCCAGGGGATACCTTGTACTGGTGTCGGGTGTTCCGAATACCTCCCAGCATCAATAAGAAGCATCATTTGATTCGT TATGAGCCTCTTCAAAGCGTCAGCGGTACCAATGGTCTTCAGCATGTGGTTTTGTTCGAATGTCAAGATAACCCTGACGTGGGAAAACTGGCGGACACCCCTGGGAAACCGTGCCATGAGGTCCATTCCCAACCCTTTTTGTGCAACACTGTAGTGGCCAGTTGGGCTAAAGGTTCTGAAGGATTCAGTTTTCCTCCCGAGGCCGGCTACCCTCTGGATTCAACTAACAA gtACTACCTCATGGAAACCCACTACACAGTCCCAATGGATGGAAACGTGGGTTCAATAGATGGATCAGGATTGAGGCTGTTTTATACCCCACAGCTTCGTAGACATGACGCCGGAGTACTCTCCATCGGAATGGACCCCAACTGGCGTCATATTATCCCCCCGGGTCAAAACCGGGTGATTTCCTCGGGACACTGCGTGTCTGATTGTACTAAACAAGCCTTCCCCCATGGTGGGGTCAACATGTTCGCGATAGTGATGAAAACGCACAAGATCGGTAAACAGGTGGCTTTGAAGCACCTGCGTGGTAATGTGGAATTACCCCCGGTGGCTAGTGACGATAACGTGGATTCGGACTATCAAGAGTACCGAAAACTCGAAGTGCCAGTGCGAATTTTGCCGGGTGATCATATGATAACGGAGTGTACGTATAATAGTTCGGGGAGAAGTGCCATTACGCTGGGGGGGTTGACCAGCAGGGAGGAAACGTGTCTGGTCATGGGGTTGTATTATCCGAGGCAGAAGTCATTAGCTGCGTGTCATAGTTTGCCTAGTTTGCCGACAGTGTTGCATTCATTAGGGATCCAGGAACTTAGTCC TGGCTCGAATCCAGTGAGAATAACGGCTCCTCCGGAATTAGCAGGAATGACTCTGGAATCCAGACTCGTCTCCTACGACTGGGATAATCAATTCCAAAGTTTCCAAGAGGCCACCATGCGAGGCTCCTTCAAACCCATTTGCTGGACATCGCAGCTCACTCTACTGCCG GGCACGGACAAAGAATCGCATTACCCGAACATATCGAAACCGTACATCCGGAATGCCGGAGATCAATGCAGTTACCGGAGATTCAGCACAGAAGGGTGGCCAAGTGGTACGCAGGTGGTTGAAGTGGAGGGAAATCACATAGAGGGAGTGACGCGCAGTAAAGTGTCGCGCAGCAGCAGTCCTGCGCACGAGGAATCACTAGGGCTGAGTCGCTTTAACTCAGCCTCAAAAGCTACCTCCTCGGAAGTGATCTTAGTGACTGTAGCAGTGATACTAGTGTGGTTCAATCGTTGA